Proteins encoded by one window of Camelus bactrianus isolate YW-2024 breed Bactrian camel chromosome 9, ASM4877302v1, whole genome shotgun sequence:
- the ZNF835 gene encoding zinc finger protein 835 isoform X1, whose protein sequence is MLPKLQEGRYEIKAAAREARMEGLLTIAAPRGSELGETWKHEGHFKDRQENQESHWKQEAHTKDPTGVGVPEDDRLGGSSGTSSSPASTQADSRPQGRGMPRKSAKPKNEEARGGGPRKPWKCEDCGKAFSYCSAFTLHQRTHTGEKPFACPDCGKAFSQSVHLTLHRRTHTGERPYSCSECGKAFSQGSYLAAHWRTHTGERPYSCADCGKAFARPAHLAQHRRVHTGERPFACGQCAKAFRSRSSLLEHQRIHTGEKPFACAQCHKAFRFSSALLRHQRTHTAERPYACGQCAKAFTQTAHLAQHRRVHTGEKPYTCPECGAPFSQSASLAEHRRLHTGEKPFACAQCGKAFTQVSHLSQHRRVHTGERPYACRDCGRAFSHRSHLAQHHLVHTGARPYKCLECGAAFSHVSSLTEHQKVHTGEKPYRCGDCGKAFSQGSSLTLHRRTHTGERPYPCPECGKAFSNRSYLIQHHIVHTGEKPYECGGCGKAFSFSSALIRHQRTHADRTAAGPSAQPPPPLIGPLSGGRSLSAAAAPGRRRGTRHGARAEACRASDGQGPASQHERGRTPPSPGCP, encoded by the exons ATGCTCCCAAAACTGCAAG AAGGAAGATATGAAATCAAGGCAGCAGCTCGGGAAGCCAGGATGGAAGGACTCTTGACGATCGCCGCTCCCCGGGGCTCCGAGTTGGGAGAAACATGGAAACATGAGGGTCATTTCAAGGACAGACAGGAAAACCAGGAAAGCCACTGGAAGCAGGAGGCCCACACGAAAGACCCCACCGGGGTGGGTGTCCCCGAGGATGATAGACTTGGTGGGAGCTCCGGAACCAGCTCAAGCCCCGCCAGTACCCAGGCCGACAGCAGGCCACAGGGGCGAGGCATGCCAAGAAAGAGCGCCAAACCGAAGAACGAGGAGGCACGAGGGGGCGGCCCCAGGAAGCCGTGGAAGTGTGAGGACTGCGGCAAGGCCTTCAGCTACTGCTCGGCCTTCACCCTGCATCAGAGAACGCACACGGGGGAGAAGCCGTTCGCCTGCCCCGACTGCGGCAAGGCCTTCAGCCAGAGCGTGCACCTGACGCTGCACCGGCGCACGCACACGGGCGAGCGGCCCTACAGCTGCTCCGAGTGCGGCAAGGCCTTCAGCCAGGGCTCCTACCTGGCGGCGCACTGGCGCACACATACGGGCGAGCGGCCCTACAGCTGCGCCGACTGCGGCAAGGCCTTCGCGCGCCCCGCTCACCTGGCGCAGCACCGGCGGGTGCACACGGGCGAGCGGCCCTTCGCCTGTGGCCAGTGCGCCAAGGCCTTCCGCAGCCGCTCGTCCCTGCTGGAGCACCAGCGCATCCACACGGGCGAGAAGCCGTTCGCATGCGCGCAGTGCCACAAGGCCTTCCGCTTCTCGTCGGCGCTCCTCCGCCACCAGCGCACGCACACGGCCGAGCGGCCCTACGCCTGCGGCCAGTGCGCCAAGGCCTTCACGCAGACCGCGCACCTGGCGCAGCACCGGCGCGTGCACACGGGCGAGAAGCCCTACACGTGCCCCGAGTGCGGCGCGCCCTTCAGCCAGAGCGCCTCGCTGGCCGAGCACCGGCGCCTCCACACGGGCGAGAAGCCGTTCGCGTGCGCGCAGTGCGGCAAGGCCTTCACGCAGGTGTCGCACCTGAGCCAGCACCGGCGCGTGCACACGGGCGAGCGGCCCTACGCCTGCCGGGACTGCGGCCGCGCCTTCAGCCACCGCTCGCACCTGGCGCAGCACCACCTCGTCCACACGGGCGCCCGGCCCTACAAGTGCCTGGAGTGCGGGGCCGCCTTCAGCCACGTGTCGTCCCTCACCGAGCACCAGAAGGTCCACACGGGCGAGAAGCCCTACCGCTGCGGGGACTGCGGCAAGGCCTTCAGCCAGGGCTCGTCGCTGACGCTGCACCGGCGGACGCACACGGGCGAGCGGCCCTACCCGTGCCCCGAGTGCGGCAAGGCCTTCAGCAACCGCTCCTACCTGATCCAGCACCACATCGTCCACACCGGCGAGAAGCCCTACGAATGCGGCGGCTGCGGCAAGGCCTTCAGCTTCTCCTCCGCCCTCATCCGCCACCAGAGGACGCACGCCGACAGGACGGCCGCGGGCCCCTCtgcgcagccgccgccgcccctGATTGGACCCCTGAGCGGGGGGAGGAGCCTGTCGGCCGCGGCGGCCCCGGGGAGGCGGCGGGGGACCCGCCACGGAGCGAGGGCTGAGGCGTGCAGGGCCTCGGACGGGCAGGGCCCCGCCTCTCAGCACGAGCGGGGACGTACCCCACCATCACCCGGTTGCccgtga
- the ZNF835 gene encoding zinc finger protein 835 isoform X2 — MLPKLQGRYEIKAAAREARMEGLLTIAAPRGSELGETWKHEGHFKDRQENQESHWKQEAHTKDPTGVGVPEDDRLGGSSGTSSSPASTQADSRPQGRGMPRKSAKPKNEEARGGGPRKPWKCEDCGKAFSYCSAFTLHQRTHTGEKPFACPDCGKAFSQSVHLTLHRRTHTGERPYSCSECGKAFSQGSYLAAHWRTHTGERPYSCADCGKAFARPAHLAQHRRVHTGERPFACGQCAKAFRSRSSLLEHQRIHTGEKPFACAQCHKAFRFSSALLRHQRTHTAERPYACGQCAKAFTQTAHLAQHRRVHTGEKPYTCPECGAPFSQSASLAEHRRLHTGEKPFACAQCGKAFTQVSHLSQHRRVHTGERPYACRDCGRAFSHRSHLAQHHLVHTGARPYKCLECGAAFSHVSSLTEHQKVHTGEKPYRCGDCGKAFSQGSSLTLHRRTHTGERPYPCPECGKAFSNRSYLIQHHIVHTGEKPYECGGCGKAFSFSSALIRHQRTHADRTAAGPSAQPPPPLIGPLSGGRSLSAAAAPGRRRGTRHGARAEACRASDGQGPASQHERGRTPPSPGCP; from the exons ATGCTCCCAAAACTGCAAG GAAGATATGAAATCAAGGCAGCAGCTCGGGAAGCCAGGATGGAAGGACTCTTGACGATCGCCGCTCCCCGGGGCTCCGAGTTGGGAGAAACATGGAAACATGAGGGTCATTTCAAGGACAGACAGGAAAACCAGGAAAGCCACTGGAAGCAGGAGGCCCACACGAAAGACCCCACCGGGGTGGGTGTCCCCGAGGATGATAGACTTGGTGGGAGCTCCGGAACCAGCTCAAGCCCCGCCAGTACCCAGGCCGACAGCAGGCCACAGGGGCGAGGCATGCCAAGAAAGAGCGCCAAACCGAAGAACGAGGAGGCACGAGGGGGCGGCCCCAGGAAGCCGTGGAAGTGTGAGGACTGCGGCAAGGCCTTCAGCTACTGCTCGGCCTTCACCCTGCATCAGAGAACGCACACGGGGGAGAAGCCGTTCGCCTGCCCCGACTGCGGCAAGGCCTTCAGCCAGAGCGTGCACCTGACGCTGCACCGGCGCACGCACACGGGCGAGCGGCCCTACAGCTGCTCCGAGTGCGGCAAGGCCTTCAGCCAGGGCTCCTACCTGGCGGCGCACTGGCGCACACATACGGGCGAGCGGCCCTACAGCTGCGCCGACTGCGGCAAGGCCTTCGCGCGCCCCGCTCACCTGGCGCAGCACCGGCGGGTGCACACGGGCGAGCGGCCCTTCGCCTGTGGCCAGTGCGCCAAGGCCTTCCGCAGCCGCTCGTCCCTGCTGGAGCACCAGCGCATCCACACGGGCGAGAAGCCGTTCGCATGCGCGCAGTGCCACAAGGCCTTCCGCTTCTCGTCGGCGCTCCTCCGCCACCAGCGCACGCACACGGCCGAGCGGCCCTACGCCTGCGGCCAGTGCGCCAAGGCCTTCACGCAGACCGCGCACCTGGCGCAGCACCGGCGCGTGCACACGGGCGAGAAGCCCTACACGTGCCCCGAGTGCGGCGCGCCCTTCAGCCAGAGCGCCTCGCTGGCCGAGCACCGGCGCCTCCACACGGGCGAGAAGCCGTTCGCGTGCGCGCAGTGCGGCAAGGCCTTCACGCAGGTGTCGCACCTGAGCCAGCACCGGCGCGTGCACACGGGCGAGCGGCCCTACGCCTGCCGGGACTGCGGCCGCGCCTTCAGCCACCGCTCGCACCTGGCGCAGCACCACCTCGTCCACACGGGCGCCCGGCCCTACAAGTGCCTGGAGTGCGGGGCCGCCTTCAGCCACGTGTCGTCCCTCACCGAGCACCAGAAGGTCCACACGGGCGAGAAGCCCTACCGCTGCGGGGACTGCGGCAAGGCCTTCAGCCAGGGCTCGTCGCTGACGCTGCACCGGCGGACGCACACGGGCGAGCGGCCCTACCCGTGCCCCGAGTGCGGCAAGGCCTTCAGCAACCGCTCCTACCTGATCCAGCACCACATCGTCCACACCGGCGAGAAGCCCTACGAATGCGGCGGCTGCGGCAAGGCCTTCAGCTTCTCCTCCGCCCTCATCCGCCACCAGAGGACGCACGCCGACAGGACGGCCGCGGGCCCCTCtgcgcagccgccgccgcccctGATTGGACCCCTGAGCGGGGGGAGGAGCCTGTCGGCCGCGGCGGCCCCGGGGAGGCGGCGGGGGACCCGCCACGGAGCGAGGGCTGAGGCGTGCAGGGCCTCGGACGGGCAGGGCCCCGCCTCTCAGCACGAGCGGGGACGTACCCCACCATCACCCGGTTGCccgtga